From the Conger conger chromosome 13, fConCon1.1, whole genome shotgun sequence genome, the window GTTCATCAAAAATACATATGACAATGAGGAGAAAACATGATAGGTATATGATGGCATATCCCACAAATGGGATACTTGGTAAACAGGTAGAAACAGACAAACTGTGAAGTCTAAAAACTCGCTGCACAGGTGCATAACTAAAGGTGGTTCCGTCCCAACCATCGTCACCACCACCACGACAAATCAGGAAAAATCATTATGTTATCACTCTGTCAAGTGTACTCATTCCCATGTCAAGAACAGTTCAAGTAACAGTTGCATCCGTAATATTTCGCAATCAACTGCCAAGTTTAATTTTAGTGCATAAACTCATCAACTGACCTGAATTACGCGCATGTTCAGTCCCGTCTCCTGCGCGAGCTGCTCCCTGATGTGCCGAGTGGGTTTCGGGGTCGCAGCGAAAGCGGCTTTTAGCGTCTCCAGTTGTTTGGCTTTGATGGTGGTTCGTGGCCCACGTCGCTTTCCGCCAAGGTTCTGGTCGTCATTCTCGTTGTTACCTCCTTCTTTGTCCGATAAGTTAGCAATTTCCGAGTCCTTGACATCGTCTTGTAACTGATCTTGAGAATCTGGAGACATACTAGGGTCACTGCATGCTGTAACTGTGAAGAGTACAAGATAATTTGGAATTAAAATaggattttaaaataatgttttacgTGTAGGCCTAACCTATATAATTGCATATATAATTTACATATATGTAAATTATATATGCAATAATTTACTATCTGTACTCTGTAATTATACTctgtaattatatataatatatttacaaaTCAGTTCTATATATGCCTGTTTAAGCATACACTATGAATGATGTATTATTAAGGATACATATTCATTATTGACATTATTTATTGAGACATTATTTCTACAATACGAATACAAAATTTAACAGTAGGCCGAATATTACTGAATATATCTGTCCTACAGTCGTCTAACAATCCTTAAATGCTAGTTTGTATATCATATACCTGCAATAATCAACTCTTTTCCAATGCAACGAATTTCAGAGAAAAATGCATGCTTCTTAATTGGATATTATAGGGTCCACAAAGGTCCGTAATTAAGTTGAAGCATTGAATAACTCCAATAGTACATTTTTTCTCAATGTAAATTTACACGAATAATAACTAATGCTCCACAAAGAGGCCTATGTACGTTGAGAGgctgaaaattaaaatgcataattGCATATTTAACTTTGCCCGCTTGGACCATACCTGAGAGAAGGCTGGCGTCTTTCGCGTTGCCGTTGCTCAGGTAATCTTCTTTGCAAACAAATTTGTTTTCATCGATGATATAGAGCTCCTCCCCGGTAGAGAGCTGTTTGTTACACATCATGCAGGTAAAACAGTTCAAGTGGAACACCTTGCTCCTCGCCCTCCGAACCAGGTCGTTCGGCGAGATCCCCTGCGCACAACCCGCGCACTTCGTACCAAACCGCCTGCGGAACGAAAGAGACGCTGTTAGGGGACGGCACGTGGAGGAGTGTGTCATCGACTACTATTACCTGGAACGTATGGAGACTAAATATGATACGAGCATTGctttctcatttatttaaaataaaaccgtTAATTCATGGGCAACGACAGCACTAGCtctaccaaatattaatttgtttcaaatattttaaataaagatttCGTCAGAAgcgagaaaaaatatttttcatagcAATTCATCGTTTTTAATTCATATGAACAATTTTTAACAGTTTGTAACGACTGAACTGAACCAGACCTCGCTATTTAGAGATTCCAATTAAATAACAATATGATAGTTAATGTATTATATTCtataatattttgtaaaataatatgtcatgtatatatatatacatagccTATAAAGAAAGGTAAATAAGGCCtacatcattttttaaaagcagtcaAGTTTGCGCCAGTTGCTTTCAGTTTTTGCTGTAATTATACTTGAAATCACACAAGTTTACAActaattatacacacacacacacacacacacacacacacacacgcacacacacacacacacacatttgaagTTTGGtggatataaataaaataatacatatttacaataaGAAAAGGAAATAAGAATCATTTGTGTAATATATTGGAtctaataaaatataaacaatggtgGATCCATGTTTTCCTTATGATTTGAAAATTGAAATTGCCTACAAATTTCAAATTTGCTGCGTAGTCAATTTACTATAATTGTCCTGAAAGTACTGACGATATTTGTCAGTTATTATGTAATACATCAGCAAAACCTTAAGCAATTATAATAATAGCACAATACAATAGATaatgattacattacactggTGTTAAATTTAACAGTGTACGTATGTAAATTATGTGTATTCAATTTGCTTACAAATGTGTTGACTAAGTCTGTGATTGCATTGTCAGCGGGTTCTCCCTTTTCAGGTTTACTGTTCAAATCCACTTAACGAGTCTCCCCTCGAACGGCGGCCAACGTGCGGCGCTGCGTAAAGCGCGTGCCACGGCGCCAGGTTACACGTCCTCCCGAAGCCCTGGCACGGTGTCGAGCCCCGCGGCTCCATTGGCTGCCAAGCGCAGTAAACAACGTGCCATTTCCTCCAAAACCCTCACCAAAGAGGGCTGCGCAGACGCTTACTGAACCCGCTCTTTGCTTAACATAACAATACAAATGAACACTCATTTAATTACCCGGTAACCTAATCACTTTCTAATTTATCAGTCCAAAACCCCGTTTCGCATCAAACAGGGCAACACTCTTTCTTCCCGTTTCGTTTATGCTGATGTTTAAGTTTAGCATAAATGACTGAATTGTCAGGCCTCCAGTTTGAAGCAATAAACATTTTCGCTCGTCAATTTcgtatagaaaaaaaaaaatatctaaaaataaaACGCATAAAAAAGCAACATAAAGTGTAGGCTACTGAATTTCTGATACATTTTAAACTTGCCCATGTACCAAATACGAAAAATGTATAATAGCCTACTTTTAAATGCATCCAGCTACTAAACATGACATCGGATCCATAATTAAACCTATTTTCgttaacattaaattaatatgCTCAGAGTACAAAGTAGGCCCAAAAGCGACAAAAACAGACATtccaatattttaaattatctACAGTTTCAGTATGTCAATGCTGGTAGGCTATTTCACGAACAGAAGgctattaatgcaattatcatTCAATATGAAACTGAAATGCCGTTATCGGAAAATAGTGAATTTCCTAAAAAAGCACCCCAAAACAGACTTCATAATTACACTATTATATAGGCGTacaaatatttgtatgtataGGAAAAGTTACCGGTCTATGTTTtcctatgtctctctctctctctctctctctctctctctctctctctctctctctctctctctctctctctctctctctctctcacacacacacacacacacacacacacacacaggtatatgtATCTCAGGCAGAGCAAGCCGAGGCAAATGGCGTGCTCCTTGCAATGCGCTTACCTAAAGAAGTCGTTTTTGCAGTATAGTTTTCCCTCCCGAGAAAAACATTTCTctgttaaattacatttacactCGCAGCACAGCACGCATTTGACGTGCCATGCCCGGTCCAGGACGTTGAGTAAAAACCTGTCCAGAATAGGCCTCTCACACCCGGCGCAATGGACCATCGTCTTTGGGCTCTCTCCCGCCGTCCTACAGTGCCTTTCAATAGCCTGAGGTTTTTCGCGTCACTATATGATcctcttctttaaaaaaaaaaaaaagaagatttaaAATAGTGGCTTTGGTTCCTTTTCCACGTGTCCGTGTTTCGAGTTGTTTAACAGAGGAATAAAATAAcggctcctctcctctctttcccctccgTTTTCCTCCTTCCTTTGCAAGTGAGCAGTAGGCAGATCCGTGCGTCCAAAATCCAGGTGAGAGATGAGCAGAAGTTCAGGTATGTTTCGGTATGAGGTAGCAGGACAGCTTTGTGAGCCTCGACAGTCAATCCTCAGGTTCCTCTTCCATGCAAACAAATGAATACCCAAATAAATTAAACGAATACACATGTAAAAAATCTAATCAGCAGCGAGAGATCGGCGAAACTGAAAGCACCACAGGTTATCCGCGCTTCAGCGTGCTCCTTAAAGAGGTGCATTGATGGGAGACCGATGTGCACACAATGTGAGTTATTATTTTTGGACAGCACTGATACACAGAAAACCAAGCGTGCCTACAAACGTAACAATGCACTTTCACGTGTCCGTTTATCCATTGGTGAATTCTAGCAGGGAAGCCAAAAACGCAGACCCAACAATTTCGTTAACAAGTACGTAGCTTCCCTTCCAGTTCAGTGGTTCTCCTCGGACTGGACACGGATCATCTGTGCGGGATTGACGCCTCTCCGTCTGCTTACAGTATTCTGCATGATCCTCAAAGCACACCAGCCAGCCTTATTCACTGCTTCGTGACGTCAGGTGAGGCCGAAACCAATCAGCACCTTGCTGTCCAAGTAACCATTAGCTATCCCCTCCAAGCTCTGCCGGTGCACTCTAGCCTGTACTATTTATAGGGAACAGAGCAAACCAATTGGCAAAATATCTCTCAAACTGTCACGTTAGTTAATGTGGTAGGTAGCCCTAAATCATGTAGGGAGGTAAAACGGTAGGCTACCTATAGTTTGCATGGCTACGGAGCTCTATACGGACGTCACGCTGCATATGACAAGGTAGATATCCTATGTCTTTTGCATATCTTTCTTAAAAAGGGTTGTTGCAGTTCTGACTGCATTGGGGTCCGCAGGCCTTTTAGGCTTGCGACTGTCACTGAGGATTGCCTagaatttcatatttcaaagcCGTCTTATGTGATGTAGGCCTATTTGTATCGCGGCTGGCTTATTGCCTCTATCTCGAGGAAAGAGTTCGTTATCATTAATACAACTAGAACAACAATCTATATAGTTATTATTTGGAAACAGTGCAATAGtgtcatgttatgttaagtGAATAATCAGCATAGAATTAAGTCAGGAACTCTTCGTTTTGGTAAATTTTAAGGTCACATGCAACGTGAGGTAAATTCACAGCAAAGAGAAGAAATAAAAAGGGACCGATAGCTATCGCTTGTGACGGAAGAGACGAACTTTGCCCTGCgatataaaatgttaaaaagtcATAGCCCAAATTGTCAACCGTTAGATAATATATACGCACGtgcctttaaaaaatgaaaacaaacaaaaaccctgGGAGTAGCTGGCGGAAGTGGAGGTCATCCTGAAGGAGGGGGCGTTGAGAGGTAAGCTGCCATTCAACATGACCAACGCTTTTACTTTAATGCGTATTGGTTAGCTCGGATGGTTTATCCATTAATTTATCTAAGCCCAACCATTCATTTACACGACACGTTTGATGTAGCTACAGGTAGCCTAGCTATAGGTTGGTTCTAAGTGGGCCATGTattagatttttaaataatgacTACGTGAATAGTACGCCGTAGATTAATTAGAAGAACACGTGTATAAGTTCCATAAGAAACCTTTTAACTTTGATTTTGCAAtcaacacattaaaacagtcagGTCCTCAGCAGGACTGGAGCTGCCTTTGGTCTTTTGTCGGGCGAGAGGGCACGTGAATGACGAAGAGGCACTAAAGTTTACAGGTTGCTAAATCACCCCGACACCTACTGACTGGCCCGACACATTTGGGTGTTAAATTAAGATTGTTAAAGCAATTCACCTGCAATTCACCAATAAACATCCAGCGAGGGCCGACCTTCCTCGTTTCCTCGTTTGTTGAGGCGGACCCCAGAAAACTGTGCGTAATTACCTctaataatatactgtacatggacAGTAAAAATAACGGTATTGGAATGGACGTACTTAATTGGTCAGTCGGTTCCTTTTATTGGTTATTGGGCCAAGACGGAAGATCGCTTTCGAAACCCTGCGTTAGTATAGTGCAACATTCTGAAATATTCTACGGTCCGAAGAAACAATGCGCAATAATTAGACTACATTTTTATATAGTCGCCTAATCCCGCTGCACGCCTCCACAACTAAATTCACAGCTATTTCAGGGTCCGAAAGAGGCGCGACaggctggaatgttttgtcttatttagttAAAAATGTAGCCTAATCTTACCTACAAATACAGGTAAcacaccaaaaacaaacaaataaaagacagaagaacagacaacacaacaacaacaacaacaacaacaacaacaataataataataataataataatacatcaaagAGAGAGTAGCCTAGTAACAAAGCAACATTATTTGCACTGTTGGCTTCAGACAAGCGGGCGAGTGACTCCATAGCCAGCACACCTGCTCGCACAGACAAGTGTCGGGGGTGCGACTGTCAGAGCCGTGTTATCATTGCTTATAGTCTCTGCTTATCCCACGGAGCCTGTAAAGATGTGACTTCGTATTTAAACTGCAGCTAATCTTACATAATCACGTATCCCCTCACTACAGgggttccccccctccccccaggaaaaacacacgcacgctcccTCCAATGTTGCCAAGAAAGAGCTACCTTCACAGCCATTTGTATTCCGGCGGCGTACATTGTGCAAATGTTCCAGTTGAATTTTGGAATCAATACGCGGCGCTTCCCCGTGCATATGGGTTGCTTCTCATGTAAAGCAGCGCGGTGGGGCCGCGCGTGCACTGGGCCCACGGAGCGGCGTGGTGACAGCTGCGCGAGAGCGCCTGGGGAGCGTTCCCTTTGACTTTGGGACCCTCGGATGACATGTGTTTTTCAGGGAAGAATAACAGATAAgagatgaacacacaacatCTCGCGCTCCTGCatctcttttctgtttttgtgaaccacccccctgccctccctttccctcttccCCCCTTCCCAACCTCTTATGTGcccgcgtgtgtgtttgtagtgtgcgtgtgagtgcctTTTAATTCATCTGATGAGCATCTGGTCATATTTCCACCAACGTCTCAAAGCGAAGAGAattgagagggaaaggggggtgtgtgtgtgtgtgtgtgtgtgtgtgtgtgtgtgtgtgtgtgtgtgtggaacagaggGGCTTCTCCAAACGAGAGCTTTGACAGTTAGGCGACAACACTTGGCCGTCTATGACACCTTGAGGGTAATTTCAAGACAATCAGTCGCGCAGGAAAGAGAGCCAGATGCTGGGTGTTTCAAACGACTTCCCGTACCCTGCTCGCTCTCACCCGACTTATTTCTGAACTAACAGCTTACATAAAGGTCCACATCGCGACAGCGTTCAACCTGTCACCCCTATACGCAGCCCCGCCTCTATCAACGCATTTACTCCGCATTTCAATCTTTTGTGGTCGTGGGTGATAAGTAGATGCTTGTTTAGTGCGGTCGCTTTTCCCCTAGTCACTCAAACTATTTTTTCCAAATACCTCTACTCCGTCTGTCGctattatctatctatctatctagtgTGCAACTAGAAACACTAATGACATGCATGCAATGCATTACTACTGGCTAATATACAACTGTTGCAATAAACACTATTCATGATACTATAGTCTGGAATGAATTCAAGtcatttattactttttatactttattataataaagtaataaagaactccacacagacttGCCAAACGTATGAACAGTATGCCAGACTAGCATATTTGTTGCATGAGTTGTACATTAGTAAGTAGTAATGCATTACATGCATGTTATTATCATGTTTCATAATAGATAAATAGCTACATAAATAGATCATTGTGGCAGTAAAcaatattaaacatttattgTGGAAGATTTATCGTGGCAAGGTTAGTAAATTCATTTGAAGTCATTTGAAGTTTTCGATCACTgaattcatatatatttttttaagtataaTGGTTTGTGACGTCACAATGTGACAATACACACTAGAGTGATTCAACTCAAAAAACGGTGACAAAAATGCACGCAGATGTTTGCGCGCTCCAATAGACTGTATAGGCGGATTTATCTCCTGCAGAGGTGGAATTTACGATTCAACTCTTGAATGAAAACGACACGAATGCATAATTCCATTTTACCTTGTATTCTTCAAGTAGACGCAATCGCCAAGGGTCCCTTCTTTCCAAAGACGCGCTAATTTTAATTATTCCTCCTGCAACAGAGGAATTCAGAGCTGTGATAAGGACCAAGGCTAGAGGGAGCTATCGATTGAAAAATGCACTACCCCAAGAAACCGAGCGATGAAACTGTGCGTCAAGTGAGAATGCTTGTCTAGATTTCGACTACGTGTTTCTCCCGTGCAGCCTGTTATGTTGCTCTGTTTCATAGCTGAAGGGGATATAAGTAATTTCACCGCTGAAAAGGTCATTATGCCTAATACAGGTATTGgccaacacacaacacccccccacccccccaccccgcagcGCTTCTCTTTACATCCTTAAGATTCAAAGATATAAACTGCAAAGGTCCTCTGTCAGTCTTAAATCTTCTGGTACAACGTCCACTTGCCCCGGTGGTCGGAAGTTCAAGTTCAGTGGATTTATCCTTGGCGCGCGACCGGCAAGCTTGCGAACAGTTTAAACAGCGGGCAATCCGTGCATTGATTTGACTAGATttcattttagtcctacaattgcCAGGCATTTActaaatcatatttatattaaacTACGgtcattataatataatattatattatataggcTATACGCATCTGCATGTGATCTGTTTGTACAACTGAAAACTTCGCCCTCACTGTATGGTAAGACCAAATgcaatgtttaaataaagggcTATGGCGTTTGAATGTACactaatacattttgtcaccGATACAAGTGCTTGTAGGCCTACTACATATGATACATATGAATAAGGTCCAGGCAAAATGCAAGCTTTTTAAGTGGTGGAATCAAGTTCAAACGTGCATTTCAATTTTCAGACGTAGCCTATCATTAAACAAATTACAAATGATTATTGCTTTTCAGAACAATTTTATAAACAATTGAAAAATATTGATAAGCATTAAATAGCGTTTTGCGAGGTTGAGGGGAGAATAGATAGACCTGTAGGGCTAGGCTACTTGTCTTAAAATCCATTCATAATGTGTAATTTTTATGCATTACGGCGTGACCTTAACCCGGCCAGTTTGACTGCACGGTGCAGTTTgtgatcgcggactcgcggtgTCTCCTATAAAAAAGTGATACAGCCCCGACTGCTACTTTGATCAGCTGCGCGTGTCGGGACCGTTAGAAAACAGTTAGAAAATCAAGTTACAGCAATTAAAATCGAATCTATAATACGAGTAATGGACTCGTTTTAATATGTAACAttacaaataatattaaattaaaacaatttaaattatttatttcaagaaaCGTAAGCAATGAACCTATGCTGAAACACAAAAAGCCAAAATGAAAACAGCAGACATGCAGCATGAATTAATTGAGAGGCTATTAAATATGGAAGAAATATCTCTTTGCTGCTTTCAAACTTCATAAAAGAGGAAAACGAATCTTGAACTAAACTAGGtgtgtaatattttaattttatttattcagttcaATCAACCATTGCCACAGCTTTGAGTATATGCGCCATCCATAAATCAGATGATTGAGTTTCGAGGCAAATATTCTGGTTTTTACCAAGGAGAGAAGAAAATAGACCATGATGTgtcagtaagatctgcacaagCACAATACTCCCATCATTAGCCTATATGCGTATCCTAATATGTCAATCCATTTACGCAGCCATTTCCAAAAACACGTTTAAAGGTCGTATTTTAAAGTAGGcctattttatgttttaaaataaaatttaaaatgtaggTCATTTACGAATGTATGCAAATGTAGCCTAATATAGGCTAGTTAGAATCGTTGTGTAGCCTAATAAAACACTATTTATCATTTAACTTGTATAGCAATCCAATTATGGTCACCTTCCTTCACATTTCGGGGATGCGTGTTTTGAGTGGAAACCCGGACCGTTAACGCACAATTGTGACAGCTACTCCATAAAACTACCGGGTTGCACATCTTCGTCACCAAGCGACTGTACGCTACTGTCATCCGTTACAGACTGTCCACGTGCTTCAGAATCGAAGGGCTGCGGTGTAGTGATGAACGCTTTGGATCTGAGGTTTGAATCACGTGGTTTGGATTGCATCCTATTTCAAAAAAGTCTTTATTTCCTCGGTGTGGAGGAGTGTAGAGGCGGGCGCGAAATGGACGCCTGTCACTCAAAGGGGCTGAATAACGGTGGCAGCGGCGCTGCATGCCCCAGCGGGGTGAAGGGCCGCTCACAGTCCTCGCCCACAGCATGCCAAAACAGATTAGGGGCGATAAGAGACCACAGTAATATCATACGGCCGTAATTCCCAGCCTCCTTGACTCCGTGACGTTGCTCACAGTCGTCTGCATAAACGAACTGCCTGAAACAAAAAGGCCCTCGTAAAGTAATCGGGGTGGTTCTAGACTGGGCTTATTTTTCCTGATAAATGTTAATTCAAACAA encodes:
- the lhx1a gene encoding LIM/homeobox protein Lhx1, yielding MVHCAGCERPILDRFLLNVLDRAWHVKCVLCCECKCNLTEKCFSREGKLYCKNDFFRRFGTKCAGCAQGISPNDLVRRARSKVFHLNCFTCMMCNKQLSTGEELYIIDENKFVCKEDYLSNGNAKDASLLSVTACSDPSMSPDSQDQLQDDVKDSEIANLSDKEGGNNENDDQNLGGKRRGPRTTIKAKQLETLKAAFAATPKPTRHIREQLAQETGLNMRVIQVWFQNRRSKERRMKQLSALGARRHAFFRSPRRMRTLVDRLEPGELIPNGPFSYYGDYQGEYYGPGANYDFFPQGPPSSQAQTPVDLPFVPSAGPTGTPLGVMDHPLPGHHPPSEVQRFSDIMPHHPGDSPSPEPGIPGPLHSLPAEAFRPDPPFTSLSLNSSAYSAHLAHPPSDISEAAVW